A genomic segment from Anas platyrhynchos isolate ZD024472 breed Pekin duck chromosome 5, IASCAAS_PekinDuck_T2T, whole genome shotgun sequence encodes:
- the APLNR gene encoding apelin receptor: MEELAESYAYGDNETECEYEEWGPSLSLLPTIYLLVFLLGTAGNGLVLWTIFKGGRERRRSADTFIANLAAADLTFVATLPLWAAYAWLGYHWPFGTAACKVSSYLVFVNMYASVFCLTGLSFDRYLAIVRPLATAKLRSRVSGLLATVALWLLAALLALPALVLRRAAALEGDTRVTCYMDYGDLAVPGTESAWEVGLGLSSTALGFVAPFAIMLTCYFFIARTVASHFRRERAEGPRKRKRLLTIIAVLVAAFGGCWLPFHLVKTLYVLMDLEVLPWSCGLHAFLNNLHPYCTGIAYINSCLNPFLYAFFDPRFRRACAALLCCRPPGPGAERSGSFSSGHSHPPGGKGGPPGGGKLDPATQETLFRA, encoded by the coding sequence ATGGAGGAGCTGGCAGAGAGCTATGCCTACGGGGACAACGAGACGGAGTGCGAGTACGAGGAGTGGGGCCCCTCgctgtccctgctgcccaccaTCTACCTGCTGGTCTTCCTGCTGGGCACGGCGGGCAACGGGCTGGTCCTCTGGACCATCTTCAAGGGCGGCCGCGAGCGGCGGCGCTCGGCTGACACCTTCATCGCCAACCTGGCCGCCGCCGACCTCACCTTCGTGGCCACCCTGCCGCTGTGGGCCGCCTACGCCTGGCTGGGCTACCACTGGCCCTTCGGCACGGCCGCCTGCAAGGTGAGCAGCTACCTGGTCTTCGTCAACATGTACGCCAGCGTCTTCTGCCTGACGGGGCTGAGCTTCGACCGCTACCTGGCCATCGTGCGGCCCCTGGCCACGGCCAAGCTGCGCTCGCGGGTCAGCGGGCTGCTGGCCACCGTGGCCCTGTGGCTGCTGGCCGCCCTGCTGGCCCTGCCCGCCCTGGTGctgcggcgggcggcggcgctggAGGGGGACACCAGGGTGACCTGCTACATGGACTATGGGGACCTGGCTGTGCCGGGCACCGAGAGCGCCTGGgaggtggggctggggctgtcgTCCACCGCCCTGGGCTTCGTGGCCCCCTTCGCCATCATGCTGACCTGCTACTTCTTCATCGCCCGCACCGTGGCCAGCCACTTTCGTCGGGAGCGGGCCGAGGGGCCCCGCAAGCGCAAGCGCCTGCTGACCATCATCGCCGTGCTGGTGGCCGCCTTcgggggctgctggctgcccttCCACCTGGTCAAGACCCTCTACGTCCTGATGGACCTGGAGGTGCTGCCCTGGTCCTGCGGCCTCCACGCCTTCCTCAACAACCTCCACCCCTACTGCACCGGCATCGCCTACATCAACAGCTGCCTCAACCCTTTTCTCTACGCCTTCTTCGACCCTCGCTTCCGACGGGCCTGCGCCGCCCTCCTCTGCtgccgcccccccggccccggggccgaGCGCTCGGGCAGCTTCTCCTCGGGGCACAGCCACCCCCCCGGGGGCAAAGGGGGGCCGCCCGGGGGGGGCAAGCTGGACCCCGCCACCCAGGAGACGCTCTTCCGTGCCTGA